In one window of Helianthus annuus cultivar XRQ/B chromosome 17, HanXRQr2.0-SUNRISE, whole genome shotgun sequence DNA:
- the LOC110923799 gene encoding NAC domain-containing protein 83, with product MENRKPQLLPGFRFQPTDEELIVHYLKPKIHSLPLPNYPIPEADVCGSDPWNLLGDSEEERYFFSTVETKYPNGKRINRTAPSGHWKPTSLDKQVVDSQNKHVGTKKTFVFHRSKSANGSKIDWLMHEYKLANPIQGVQNWMICRVFTKKRAKKDTMEDVEMVLVRNTGTIFYVPRNFDLNLDGGGSPSTGSSGVTDEDGENNK from the exons ATGGAAAACCGCAAACCCCAATTGCTTCCAGGGTTTAGATTCCAGCCGACTGACGAAGAACTTATTGTTCATTACCTAAAGCCCAAAATTCATTCCCTCCCCCTGCCTAATTATCCGATTCCTGAAGCGGATGTTTGCGGGTCTGATCCGTGGAATTTACTAG gtGATTCCGAGGAAGAAAGGTACTTTTTTAGCACCGTGGAAACCAAGTACCCTAATGGTAAACGAATCAATCGAACCGCTCCATCGGGTCACTGGAAACCAACTAGTTTAGACAAGCAAGTTGTTGATTCTCAAAACAAACATGTTGGAACAAAGAAAACTTTTGTTTTCCACAGATCCAAATCCGCAAACGGGTCTAAAATCGATTGGCTCATGCATGAGTACAAACTTGCTAACCCTATTCAA GGTGTGCAAAACTGGATGATTTGTagggttttcacgaagaaaagaGCAAAGAAAGATACTATGGAGGATGTAGAGATGGTTCTAGTTCGAAACACAGGGACAATTTTCTATGTCCCAAGAAACTTTGATTTGAATCTGGATGGTGGTGGATCACCAAGTACTGGTTCAAGCGGTGTCACAGATGAAGATGGGGAGAACAATAAATAG